From the genome of Gemmatimonas phototrophica, one region includes:
- a CDS encoding TonB-dependent receptor: MPRRFSLIPLLFALLALCAPPAFAQQLDVIRGRITGQDNEPLENVSIVITSLSGNVNRTARTDRAGRFTVTFPNGDGDYMVTINAVGFAQRRFEVKRAADEDVLLADAKLTKVGTVLDAMRVTAERQRVSRGEVAQDIGGTERTISNLAALPPDQMGDLAAMAATLPGVQLVPGQDGGANGFSVLGLGADQNNTTLNGMMFGGAGLPRDAGVLSSLITSPYDVSRGGFSGGQFQLRTRSGTNFSNRGLSLVGDAPQLQWTDAAARATGQEYTNGSLGGSVSGPLVFDKAFYNVSYQLGRRSSDLQSLLNTSSSGLQASGVSSDSVTRLVGILGSNRVPITSGGIPGSRLTDQGSLLGAIDFAPPSSSSGAAYNLTVNAGWNKQNPAFTPLTTSLPNTGAERTSWNGGLQGRHSGYFTLFGVGMLTETSAGFSASNAEGDPYLNLPAGRVRVNSTFADGSSGVQVLSFGGNQFLNTTQQSTSLMANNTLSWFSGNNKHRLKLGTEIRRDGSAQDQTTNRLGTFTYNSLADLQAGLPLSYTRTLSPRERDASVVIGAISLGDSYRRSQTLQIQYGVRVDANQFLNTPTRNTDLEARLGLRNDRVPNGVFVSPRIGFSWQYGTGPQIGAFEGAFRGPRAVVRGGVGVFQNTPQATTIGSAIDNTGLASAIQQLACVGGAVPSPDWNAYTSLSNIPSRCADGSTGSLFNNSVPNVTLFSSNFAPARSVRSNLSWSGPVLWNRFNASFDATYSLNTQQASFIDRNFGGAQRFALDNEDNRPVFVNVSSIVPLTGGIAAGDGRQVAQYQRVSEQVSDLRSRSGQFSVRLSPLAFNTNFSWNASYTYGNVREQFRGFQSTAGNPLDVDWSRSGFDSRHQITYTINWNAFDVVRIGWFGQIRSGTPLTPTIGGDVNGDGFANDRAFVFNPAATADAVVASGMQALLQNGSRVAKECLTRQLGTLAARNSCQGPWITTANLSIGLNPLKLRLPQRMNISLNVSNPIGAADLLLHGENNLRGWGQQPFLDQSLLYVRGFDPVTRRYKYEVNERFAATNPQFQQFRAPVTVTASVRYDIGPTRERQVLTQALDRGRRTDGVKATAPLIKAQFGNGGVPNPLGTILRDQDTLKLSSDQADAMATMNRRYLVRLDSIWAPIATQFAALPDGYDKDRIYFQYVRAREASIDMLRGYAPQVKKLLTAQQFRKLPPFIALALDDRYLKTIRSGTAGGGGGMMLNPGMMMAGGMGGGAQTIIMRQ, from the coding sequence GTGCCCCGTCGTTTTTCGCTGATCCCTCTCCTGTTCGCGTTGCTGGCGCTCTGTGCCCCGCCGGCGTTCGCCCAACAGCTTGATGTCATCCGTGGCCGCATCACCGGCCAGGACAACGAACCGCTCGAAAACGTGTCCATCGTGATCACGTCGCTCTCGGGCAACGTAAACCGCACCGCACGTACCGATCGCGCCGGGCGTTTTACGGTCACGTTCCCCAACGGCGATGGCGACTACATGGTCACCATCAACGCGGTGGGCTTCGCGCAGCGCCGCTTTGAAGTGAAGCGGGCCGCCGACGAAGATGTGTTGCTGGCCGACGCCAAGCTCACCAAGGTGGGGACGGTGCTCGATGCCATGCGCGTGACCGCCGAACGACAGCGCGTGTCGCGTGGGGAAGTGGCGCAGGATATTGGTGGCACCGAGCGGACCATCAGCAACCTGGCCGCGCTGCCCCCCGACCAGATGGGAGACCTCGCCGCCATGGCCGCCACCTTGCCCGGCGTGCAGTTGGTCCCCGGTCAGGATGGTGGGGCCAATGGGTTTTCGGTGCTGGGGCTGGGTGCCGATCAGAACAACACCACGCTCAACGGCATGATGTTCGGCGGCGCGGGATTGCCGCGCGATGCCGGCGTGCTCAGTTCGCTCATTACCTCGCCGTACGATGTATCACGCGGTGGCTTCAGCGGCGGGCAGTTTCAGCTGCGTACGCGCTCGGGCACCAACTTCAGCAATCGCGGGCTGAGTCTCGTAGGTGACGCCCCACAGTTGCAGTGGACCGATGCGGCGGCGCGCGCGACCGGGCAGGAGTACACCAATGGGTCGCTGGGGGGCAGTGTCTCCGGCCCGCTGGTGTTCGACAAGGCGTTCTACAATGTGTCGTATCAGCTGGGGCGTCGCAGCAGCGACCTGCAGTCGTTGCTCAACACGTCGTCGTCGGGGTTGCAGGCGAGTGGCGTGAGCAGTGATTCGGTGACCCGTCTCGTGGGCATTCTGGGGTCGAACCGTGTCCCCATTACCAGCGGCGGCATTCCCGGCAGTCGGCTTACCGACCAGGGCTCGTTGCTGGGGGCCATCGACTTTGCGCCGCCCTCCAGCAGCAGTGGCGCCGCGTACAACCTCACGGTGAACGCGGGGTGGAACAAGCAGAACCCGGCGTTCACGCCGCTCACCACGTCGTTGCCCAATACGGGGGCAGAACGCACCAGCTGGAACGGTGGCCTGCAGGGGCGACACAGTGGCTACTTCACGCTCTTCGGTGTGGGAATGCTCACCGAAACCAGCGCCGGCTTCAGTGCCTCCAACGCCGAAGGCGACCCGTATCTCAACCTGCCGGCAGGACGTGTGCGCGTGAACTCCACCTTTGCCGACGGCAGCAGTGGGGTGCAGGTGCTGTCGTTTGGTGGCAACCAGTTTCTGAACACCACGCAGCAGAGCACGAGCCTGATGGCCAACAATACGCTGTCGTGGTTCAGCGGCAACAACAAACACCGTCTCAAGCTGGGCACGGAAATCCGTCGTGACGGCTCGGCGCAGGATCAGACGACCAACCGGCTGGGCACGTTTACCTACAACTCACTGGCCGATTTGCAGGCCGGGTTGCCGCTGTCGTATACGCGCACGCTGTCGCCGCGGGAGCGTGATGCCAGTGTGGTGATTGGGGCCATCTCGCTGGGCGATTCGTACCGTCGCTCGCAAACGCTGCAAATTCAGTACGGCGTGCGAGTGGACGCCAATCAGTTTCTCAACACGCCAACGCGGAACACCGACCTCGAAGCGCGCTTGGGCCTTCGCAACGATCGAGTGCCCAACGGGGTGTTCGTGAGCCCGCGCATTGGCTTCTCGTGGCAGTATGGCACAGGCCCGCAAATCGGGGCCTTTGAAGGCGCCTTCCGCGGCCCGCGTGCCGTGGTGCGCGGCGGCGTAGGCGTCTTTCAGAACACGCCGCAGGCCACCACGATTGGATCGGCGATCGACAACACCGGGTTGGCCAGTGCCATTCAGCAGTTGGCATGTGTGGGTGGCGCGGTGCCCTCGCCCGACTGGAATGCGTATACGTCGCTCTCCAACATTCCGTCGCGCTGCGCCGATGGCAGCACGGGATCATTGTTCAACAACAGCGTCCCCAACGTGACGCTGTTCAGCAGCAATTTTGCCCCGGCGCGCAGTGTGCGCAGCAACCTGAGCTGGAGCGGCCCGGTGCTCTGGAACCGCTTCAATGCATCGTTTGACGCGACGTACTCGCTCAACACCCAACAGGCCAGCTTCATTGATCGCAACTTTGGCGGCGCGCAGCGCTTCGCCCTCGACAACGAAGACAACCGTCCGGTGTTTGTGAATGTGTCCAGCATTGTACCACTCACGGGTGGTATTGCCGCCGGCGACGGCCGTCAGGTGGCACAGTACCAGCGAGTGTCGGAACAGGTGAGTGACCTGCGCTCGCGCAGCGGGCAGTTCAGCGTGCGCCTGTCACCGTTGGCGTTCAACACCAACTTCAGCTGGAACGCCAGCTACACATATGGCAACGTGCGCGAGCAGTTCCGCGGCTTCCAAAGCACGGCGGGTAATCCACTCGACGTAGACTGGTCGCGCTCAGGGTTTGACTCCCGACACCAGATCACGTACACGATCAACTGGAACGCCTTTGATGTGGTGCGGATTGGCTGGTTCGGGCAGATCCGCTCCGGCACACCGCTGACGCCCACCATTGGTGGTGATGTGAACGGTGATGGCTTTGCCAATGACCGGGCATTCGTGTTCAATCCGGCCGCTACCGCCGATGCCGTGGTGGCCAGCGGCATGCAAGCGCTGCTGCAGAACGGGTCGCGGGTAGCCAAGGAATGCCTGACACGTCAGCTGGGCACGTTGGCGGCACGCAACAGCTGCCAGGGTCCGTGGATCACCACGGCCAATTTGAGCATTGGCCTCAACCCGCTCAAGCTGCGCCTGCCGCAGCGGATGAACATCTCGCTCAACGTGTCCAACCCCATTGGCGCGGCAGATCTGCTGCTGCACGGCGAAAACAACCTGCGCGGCTGGGGACAGCAGCCGTTCCTCGATCAGTCGCTGCTGTATGTGCGCGGCTTTGATCCGGTGACGCGCCGCTACAAGTACGAAGTGAACGAGCGCTTTGCCGCCACCAACCCGCAGTTCCAGCAGTTCCGAGCCCCGGTCACGGTCACGGCGTCGGTGCGCTACGATATTGGCCCCACGCGCGAACGGCAGGTGCTCACGCAGGCGCTCGACCGTGGTCGTCGCACCGACGGCGTGAAGGCCACGGCCCCGCTCATCAAGGCCCAATTCGGCAACGGTGGCGTGCCCAACCCGTTGGGTACCATTCTGCGTGATCAGGATACACTCAAGCTGAGCTCCGATCAGGCCGACGCCATGGCCACGATGAACCGTCGCTATCTGGTGCGTCTCGATTCCATCTGGGCTCCCATTGCCACACAGTTTGCGGCGCTCCCCGACGGCTACGACAAGGATCGCATTTACTTCCAGTATGTGCGCGCGCGTGAAGCCAGCATTGATATGCTGCGTGGCTACGCGCCACAGGTGAAGAAGCTGCTCACGGCGCAGCAGTTCCGGAAACTCCCGCCGTTCATCGCCCTCGCGCTTGACGACCGCTATCTCAAGACCATCCGCTCCGGCACCGCCGGTGGTGGTGGTGGCATGATGCTCAACCCCGGCATGATGATGGCCGGCGGCATGGGCGGTGGGGCGCAGACGATCATCATGCGGCAATAG
- the murB gene encoding UDP-N-acetylmuramate dehydrogenase: MVPSALSSLTSSRLTAHAPLAPYTTFKIGGPAEWLYEATSADDLAAAITAACSASMPWFVLGLGANILVGDKGVPGLVIRNCAAAHTLSSDGVLWSESGAVVGDLVLDTVRAGWSGLEHYIGIPSTVGGALWQNLHFLSPAPERERTMFISEVFADCDILTEEGERRTVNADYIQFGYDDTVFHHRRDVVLSARFQLERADPARLHQILQENLSWRGSRHPWLQVHPSAGSIFKKIEGVGAGRLIDQCGLKGFRVGDAQISHIHANILVNLGHATAADVRALIAHAQQAVRERFGYQLEPEIGFIGEF, encoded by the coding sequence ATGGTCCCTTCGGCGCTTTCCTCGCTCACGTCCTCGCGTCTTACGGCACACGCACCGCTCGCCCCCTACACCACCTTCAAGATTGGTGGGCCGGCCGAATGGCTGTATGAGGCCACATCGGCCGACGACCTGGCCGCGGCCATCACGGCGGCCTGCTCGGCCAGCATGCCGTGGTTCGTGCTGGGGTTGGGGGCCAATATTCTGGTGGGCGACAAGGGCGTGCCCGGGTTGGTCATTCGCAACTGCGCCGCCGCCCACACGCTCAGCAGCGACGGCGTGCTCTGGTCCGAAAGCGGCGCCGTGGTTGGCGACCTGGTACTCGACACGGTCCGCGCCGGCTGGTCGGGGCTCGAGCACTACATCGGCATTCCCAGTACGGTGGGCGGCGCGCTCTGGCAGAATCTCCACTTTCTGTCGCCGGCCCCCGAGCGGGAACGCACCATGTTCATCAGCGAAGTCTTCGCCGACTGCGACATTCTCACCGAAGAGGGGGAACGCCGCACGGTGAACGCCGACTACATCCAGTTCGGCTACGACGATACGGTGTTTCATCACCGGCGCGACGTGGTGCTGAGTGCCCGCTTTCAACTCGAGCGCGCCGACCCGGCTCGGCTCCATCAGATTCTGCAGGAGAATCTGTCGTGGCGCGGCTCTCGGCACCCGTGGCTGCAGGTACACCCCAGCGCTGGCTCCATCTTCAAGAAGATCGAGGGCGTGGGGGCCGGCCGGCTCATTGATCAGTGTGGGCTCAAGGGGTTCCGCGTGGGCGACGCACAGATTTCGCATATCCACGCGAACATTCTGGTGAACCTCGGCCACGCCACCGCGGCCGACGTGCGTGCGCTCATTGCCCACGCCCAGCAGGCGGTTCGGGAGAGGTTCGGATACCAGCTGGAGCCGGAGATCGGGTTCATCGGGGAATTCTGA
- a CDS encoding helix-turn-helix domain-containing protein, translating to MYNISTIHRAVREARQAAYLTQRELADRVGTSQSAVAALERGDGNPTVETLARLAAAVGMQLQVTLTPVAPPDPVVALYKQGVDRTLLRENLRRSVDERLRTLGEWQENGRALAEATARAKRARHTPRAGEP from the coding sequence ATGTACAATATATCAACCATTCACCGCGCGGTCCGTGAAGCGCGTCAGGCCGCTTATCTGACCCAGCGGGAGCTGGCCGATCGCGTCGGTACGTCGCAGTCGGCAGTCGCCGCCCTCGAACGTGGCGACGGCAATCCTACGGTGGAGACGCTGGCGCGCCTCGCGGCGGCGGTGGGCATGCAGCTGCAGGTCACCCTGACCCCGGTGGCGCCCCCAGATCCGGTGGTTGCGCTGTACAAGCAAGGCGTCGATCGGACGCTGCTACGGGAGAATCTGCGCCGCTCCGTTGACGAGCGGCTGCGCACCCTCGGCGAGTGGCAGGAGAATGGGCGGGCCCTTGCCGAGGCGACTGCGCGGGCAAAGCGGGCGCGCCACACGCCACGGGCCGGCGAACCATGA
- a CDS encoding M16 family metallopeptidase, with product MTAYSLARRLAAACLTATTLATAALAVAASPAPAHAQSRAELDKVLRRKVLANGMEVIVVENHGVPIATLEINVRNGAFTQSPEYAGLAHMYEHMFFKANKDLPTADAFNDRAGELGAVFNGTTQEERVNYYLTLPADSVAGGLSFLASALINPSFRDDELAREKEVVLGEYDRNEAQPGFQWQQRANELLYPGQSSRKNTIGDRKVIANVTPAQMREIQRKYYVPNNCALIVTGDVNPEAIFALAEKVFGAWPRGEDPFKLDPIPPIPALDGNKSSISEEPINAVAVLMQWQGPSVGKDPGATFAADVFSDVLNTPGSTFQKNLVDSGLWLAVGVNYYTLNQVGPISVSGQTTPDKFRAAMAALERELARFNDPTYVSPRELEAVKAQRTVSSAFGIEKASEIAHTIGFWWSVASLDYFMSYTDRMAQQRITDLMRYTSTYIIGKPRVTNVLLSSDARRAIGLTEKELLTPFKAGVKQ from the coding sequence ATGACTGCTTATTCGCTTGCCCGTCGGCTCGCTGCCGCGTGCCTAACCGCGACCACGTTGGCTACCGCGGCGCTCGCCGTGGCTGCGTCGCCCGCACCCGCGCACGCCCAGTCCCGCGCCGAGCTCGACAAGGTGTTGCGGCGCAAGGTGTTGGCCAACGGCATGGAAGTCATCGTGGTGGAGAACCACGGCGTGCCCATTGCCACGCTGGAGATCAATGTGCGCAACGGCGCCTTTACGCAGTCGCCCGAGTATGCCGGCCTGGCGCACATGTACGAGCACATGTTCTTCAAGGCCAACAAGGACCTGCCCACGGCCGACGCGTTCAACGACCGCGCCGGTGAACTGGGCGCCGTGTTCAATGGTACTACTCAGGAAGAGCGGGTGAACTACTACCTCACGCTGCCGGCTGATTCGGTGGCCGGAGGGCTGTCGTTCCTGGCCAGTGCGCTCATCAACCCCAGCTTCCGCGACGACGAACTGGCGCGCGAGAAGGAAGTGGTGCTGGGCGAGTATGATCGCAACGAAGCGCAGCCGGGGTTCCAATGGCAGCAGCGGGCCAACGAACTGCTCTACCCTGGGCAGTCGAGCCGCAAGAACACCATTGGTGATCGCAAGGTGATTGCCAATGTCACCCCCGCGCAGATGCGCGAAATTCAGCGCAAGTACTACGTACCCAACAACTGCGCGCTCATTGTGACGGGTGACGTAAACCCCGAAGCCATCTTCGCGCTGGCGGAGAAAGTGTTTGGGGCGTGGCCGCGTGGTGAAGATCCCTTCAAGCTCGATCCCATTCCGCCCATTCCGGCGCTCGACGGCAACAAGTCGTCAATCAGCGAAGAGCCCATCAACGCCGTTGCGGTATTGATGCAGTGGCAGGGACCCAGCGTGGGGAAAGATCCCGGCGCCACTTTTGCCGCCGACGTGTTCAGTGATGTGTTGAATACGCCCGGCTCCACCTTTCAGAAAAATCTGGTGGATAGCGGCCTCTGGTTGGCGGTTGGCGTGAACTACTACACGCTCAATCAGGTGGGTCCCATATCGGTGAGTGGACAGACCACCCCCGACAAATTCCGCGCGGCCATGGCGGCGCTGGAACGTGAGCTCGCCCGCTTCAACGATCCCACATACGTGTCCCCGCGCGAACTGGAAGCGGTGAAAGCGCAGCGCACGGTGTCGAGTGCCTTCGGCATTGAGAAGGCGTCGGAGATTGCCCACACCATTGGCTTCTGGTGGAGCGTGGCCAGCCTCGACTACTTCATGAGCTACACCGATCGCATGGCACAGCAACGCATCACGGATCTCATGCGCTATACCAGTACGTATATCATTGGAAAGCCACGCGTGACCAACGTGTTGCTCTCCAGTGACGCCCGTCGTGCCATTGGGCTGACGGAAAAAGAGTTGCTGACGCCGTTCAAGGCGGGGGTGAAGCAGTGA
- a CDS encoding M16 family metallopeptidase: MSARRLFVAVATAASLLPLGAHAQATRAPVRRPVAKPVAKPVAEPPASPAIMGDDSLTMKFEVSGIPVILRRVTANNVVAANLYLLGGARQLTPATQGIELMLLEASERGTQKYPRDLLRSKMARLGSAIGVSAGADWTSMGLRATTTGFDSTWAIMADRVVAPRIDAPDVEFVREQFVTAVSQRKDSPDALLDFLADSMAFAGHPYALEPTGSEASLKSITAAQLRDYHRTQMVTSRMLLVVVGNVSRSKVEKLVRESIGRLPRGTYAWSLPDPPADLPSGYVVEKRALPTNYLQGYFHGPKATSQDYAALRLACAVLSGRLFGEVRQRRNLSYSVNAPFVERAFSLGGLYVTTTQPDEVLSIMLQQIKALQEGIITEEGLEQLVQQFIVTYFLDNETNADQANMLARAELYQGDFRRASRFVQELRAVTPEEIQRAARTYMRNVRWAYVGDPAKVTGARLLRF, translated from the coding sequence GTGAGCGCGCGTCGACTTTTCGTCGCGGTGGCAACCGCCGCCTCGCTGTTGCCACTCGGTGCGCATGCCCAGGCCACGCGCGCGCCGGTCCGGCGTCCGGTTGCCAAGCCAGTCGCCAAGCCAGTTGCGGAGCCGCCGGCATCGCCGGCCATCATGGGCGACGACTCGCTCACCATGAAGTTCGAGGTGAGCGGCATTCCCGTCATTCTGCGTCGTGTCACGGCCAACAACGTGGTGGCGGCCAATCTGTATCTGCTGGGTGGCGCCCGACAGCTGACGCCGGCCACGCAGGGCATTGAGCTCATGCTGCTCGAAGCCAGCGAGCGCGGTACGCAGAAATACCCGCGCGATCTGCTGCGCAGCAAAATGGCGCGGTTGGGGAGTGCCATTGGTGTAAGCGCTGGCGCGGACTGGACCAGCATGGGGTTGCGCGCCACCACGACGGGCTTTGACAGCACCTGGGCCATTATGGCGGATCGCGTGGTTGCCCCCCGCATCGACGCCCCCGATGTGGAGTTCGTGCGGGAGCAGTTCGTGACGGCGGTGAGCCAGCGCAAGGACAGCCCCGATGCGCTCCTCGATTTTCTCGCCGACAGCATGGCGTTTGCCGGCCATCCGTATGCGCTCGAACCCACGGGCTCCGAAGCGTCACTCAAGAGCATTACGGCCGCTCAGCTGCGCGACTATCACCGTACACAAATGGTGACGTCGCGCATGCTGCTGGTGGTGGTAGGCAATGTGTCGCGCAGCAAGGTGGAGAAGCTGGTGCGTGAGAGCATTGGGCGCCTGCCGCGCGGTACGTATGCCTGGTCGCTCCCCGATCCGCCGGCCGATTTGCCCAGCGGCTATGTAGTGGAAAAGCGTGCACTCCCTACCAACTACCTGCAGGGGTACTTCCACGGACCCAAGGCTACCAGCCAGGATTACGCCGCCCTGCGCCTCGCCTGCGCGGTGTTGTCGGGGCGGCTGTTTGGCGAGGTGCGTCAGCGCCGCAACCTGTCGTACTCGGTCAACGCGCCCTTCGTGGAACGCGCCTTCTCACTGGGTGGGCTCTACGTCACCACCACCCAGCCCGACGAAGTGCTCTCCATCATGCTGCAGCAGATCAAGGCGCTGCAGGAGGGCATCATTACAGAGGAAGGGCTGGAGCAGCTGGTGCAGCAATTCATTGTCACGTACTTCCTCGACAACGAAACCAACGCCGACCAGGCCAACATGCTGGCGCGCGCCGAGCTGTATCAGGGTGACTTCCGCCGTGCGTCGCGTTTCGTGCAGGAGCTGCGCGCCGTAACCCCCGAAGAAATTCAGCGCGCCGCCCGCACCTACATGCGCAACGTGCGCTGGGCGTACGTGGGCGACCCGGCCAAGGTCACGGGTGCGCGGTTGCTGCGCTTCTGA